A portion of the Manihot esculenta cultivar AM560-2 chromosome 2, M.esculenta_v8, whole genome shotgun sequence genome contains these proteins:
- the LOC110610114 gene encoding protein LONGIFOLIA 1, with the protein MSAKFIHTLSDENPDLQKHIGCMNGIFQLFDRHHFLGGGRRLTGQNHKRLPPGQNGNHSIEPPCTSQKAKEKNQKKSIKEKQRVSTESSRTSFSSSSCSSSLSSLECNRASQLEPCSFNQTIGPETHARDLPSPLYQPNVSFRSRQQSPDLRDVVKDSIYREARGLSVKTVSKGESGSQTLKYFDSPRPLQQPKFVNTKVSGLKESSQVLHKLQEKPRKSSEEKVVSSTSGLKDARRLSCDGRESREAYKSTIKLKELPRLSLDSRAGSVSGSTTELKSSDPIGDLKRGDRNLSNILNQQEPESHTRLSNVVAKLMGLEVLPGSMSADGNQTRQIKTHPDVEKNSFLGSSRTTNENKQNQIPGSPRNLHKEPISPRLRHVDSVKKQIPNSKFPIETAPWRQPDGSKGSETTALKGRLTPPNAPNTTLSVYGEIEKKLAQLEFKGSGADLRALKQILEAMQKTKEILETKNEGRKLGTQASTNTSVHQNSKLPNQHNVQSNSPISNLTRGTSSPKSDKSPIVIMKPAKLIKASNPASSVSPTQSSSVLHDLQIAGSEDGRRESIDKQTAKALTPKAGHLRERSSLPSRSMDKSTAIRMTRQPNTSRDPQSTAKEDSCKSLGSRQIKKKVGLEKQPRPTTRSSDSIRAQRQSGRQTTESGSPRDKMRPKSANLPSDDELSDIGSYARDLSHQGDTISLQSESTISLASQIDEEVSSTDKTNKINNNFIQQAHLRQKKTVARSMKGRSITEPASASSEQPSPVSVLDATFYSDDLPSPIKKKPIAFKEDEIEWNSGDINHSSSSINSSFQLVINHRKSEDIHPLIQNLTQLLSAQDEPIIDEITPHYNSTNPDHKYISEILLASGLLEDFESTFTTIHLQQTGYPVNPHLFLALEQAKSNVMHSNDKESKTKTFQSENHIKVKRKLVFDAVNEILAHKLRLESYSRHWHSPNMLADKRSRGQQLLGELCSEVDRMQGNASSCSLDDENDSLRDILQADLMHQSTHWTTCTSEIPWLVLDVERLIFKDLISEVVTGEAISLRVPSGGYCRQLFSK; encoded by the exons ATGTCTGCAAAATTCATCCATACTTTATCAGATGAAAACCCAGATCTGCAGAAGCATATTGGATGTATGAACGGAATTTTTCAACTCTTTGACCGCCACCATTTCCTTGGTGGTGGACGCCGTCTCACTGGCCAAAACCACAAGAGGCTTCCACCAG GTCAAAATGGCAACCATAGTATAGAGCCCCCATGCACATCTCAGAAGGCCAAA GAAAAAAACCAGAAGAAGTCCATTAAAGAGAAACAGCGAGTCTCTACAGAATCATCCAGAACCTCGTTTTCATCTTCCTCATGTTCATCTAGTCTCTCATCTTTAGAATGCAACAGAGCATCTCAGCTGGAACCATGTTCATTCAATCAAACCATTGGCCCTGAAACTCATGCTCGAGATTTACCTTCCCCCTTGTACCAGCCAAATGTTTCTTTTCGGTCACGCCAGCAATCGCCTGATCTCAGAGACGTTGTCAAAGACTCAATCTATAGAGAAGCTCGTGGGTTATCTGTCAAAACTGTAAGCAAGGGAGAATCTGGGAGCCAGACATTGAAGTACTTTGATTCCCCAAGGCCTCTGCAGCAGCCTAAATTTGTAAACACCAAAGTTTCAGGTCTAAAGGAATCATCTCAAGTTCTTCATAAGCTTCAGGAGAAACCTCGGAAATCCAGTGAAGAGAAGGTTGTGTCATCAACTTCTGGACTGAAGGATGCTCGACGGTTATCTTGTGATGGAAGGGAATCAAGAGAAGCATACAAATCCACAATAAAGCTCAAGGAGCTGCCAAGGCTATCATTGGATAGCAGAGCAGGATCCGTGAGCGGTTCCACCACTGAATTGAAATCAAGTGATCCTATAGGAGATCTGAAGAGGGGGGACAGGAACCTCAGCAATATCTTAAACCAACAAGAACCAGAGAGCCATACCAGACTGTCCAACGTTGTGGCCAAGTTAATGGGATTGGAAGTTCTCCCAGGTTCCATGTCAGCCGATGGGAATCAGACAAGACAAATAAAAACACACCCCGATGTTGAAAAGAATTCATTCCTCGGATCATCAAGGACCACTAATGAGAACAAGCAAAATCAAATTCCTGGCTCCCCAAGAAACCTTCACAAGGAACCTATCTCACCCAGGTTGAGACATGTTGATTCAGTTAAGAAGCAAATCCCAAATTCAAAGTTTCCAATAGAAACAGCACCATGGAGGCAGCCAGATGGAAGCAAGGGTTCTGAAACAACAGCTTTGAAGGGTCGGTTAACTCCACCAAACGCTCCAAACACCACTCTCTCTGTCTATGGCGAAATAGAGAAAAAGTTGGCACAACTTGAGTTTAAAGGGTCAGGAGCAGATCTCAGAGCTCTTAAACAAATTCTTGAAGCAATGCAAAAGACAAAAGAGATTCTAGAGACCAAAAATGAAGGTAGGAAGTTAGGAACTCAGGCAAGCACTAACACCAGTGTTCATCAGAATTCAAAGTTACCAAATCAGCACAACGTCCAGAGCAATAGCCCAATTTCCAACCTTACCAGGGGGACCAGTTCACCAAAGAGCGATAAATCTCCAATCGTGATTATGAAACCTGCTAAACTCATCAAAGCCAGTAATCCTGCTTCATCAGTAAGCCCAACTCAAAGTTCTTCAGTTCTGCATGACCTCCAAATTGCTGGCTCTGAAGATGGCAGAAGGGAATCAATTGACAAACAGACTGCTAAAGCTCTAACTCCCAAAGCCGGCCATCTTAGGGAACGATCCAGTCTACCCTCTCGTTCAATGGATAAAAGCACAGCTATCAGAATGACAAGGCAGCCAAACACTTCAAGAGACCCTCAGTCCACTGCTAAAGAGGACTCATGTAAGAGCTTGGGAAGTAGACAGATAAAGAAAAAGGTTGGGTTAGAGAAGCAACCCCGTCCAACAACACGATCATCAGATTCAATCAGGGCACAAAGGCAATCCGGTAGACAGACTACAGAATCAGGTTCCCCTCGCGACAAAATGAGACCAAAATCTGCAAATCTGCCAAGTGATGATGAATTGAGTGATATTGGTAGTTATGCTAGGGATTTAAGCCACCAAGGGGACACAATTTCTCTGCAATCTGAGAGCACAATTAGCTTGGCCTCACAAATCGATGAAGAAGTCTCAAGCACTGATAAAACAAATAAGATCAATAACAACTTTATCCAGCAAGCTCACCTGAGACAAAAA AAAACGGTAGCAAGATCAATGAAAGGGAGATCAATTACTGAACCAGCATCAGCTTCCTCAGAACAACCAAGTCCAGTGTCTGTTCTTGATGCAACATTCTATAGTGATGACTTGCCATCTCCCATTAAGAAGAAACCAATTGCCTTCAAAG AAGATGAGATTGAGTGGAATTCTGGGGACATAAATCACTCTTCCAGCAGCATAAACTCCAGTTTCCAACTTGTGATCAATCACCGGAAATCAGAGGACATCCATCCTTTAATTCAGAATCTTACGCAGCTGTTATCTGCTCAAGACGAACCCATCATTGATGAGATTACACCCCACTACAATAGCACAAATCCAGACCATAAATACATCTCAGAAATCCTATTAGCATCAGGCcttcttgaagattttgaaTCTACTTTTACAACCATTCACCTGCAACAAACAGGCTACCCAGTGAACCCTCATCTATTCCTAGCCCTGGAACAAGCTAAGTCAAACGTCATGCATTCAAATGATAAAGAGAGCAAAACAAAGACTTTCCAGTCAGAAAATCATATCAAAGTCAAAAGGAAACTTGTATTTGATGCAGTGAATGAAATTCTGGCCCACAAATTACGTCTGGAAAGTTACTCGAGGCATTGGCATTCACCAAATATGCTGGCAGACAAAAGATCAAGAGGACAGCAGCTTTTGGGGGAATTATGCTCAGAGGTGGACAGGATGCAAGGGAATGCCTCAAGCTGCAGCTTAGATGATGAGAATGACAGTTTGAGAGACATATTACAGGCAGATTTAATGCATCAGTCAACACATTGGACAACTTGTACAAGTGAAATTCCATGGCTAGTTCTGGATGTTGAGCGACTGATATTTAAAGATCTAATAAGCGAGGTTGTGACCGGCGAAGCCATTAGTCTACGAGTGCCATCTGGTGGGTATTGCAGGCAACTGTTTTCCAAGTAG